In one Spirosoma rigui genomic region, the following are encoded:
- a CDS encoding MOP flippase family protein: MSNAAKAMNGGKWITIATITSTLFQFVQVAILARLLSASDFGLVSISNLVLAFFQIFANLGFSNSIIYKQESDRKVLSTLYILNLLVGFLIFVVIYISSPYIIDYYKEPKLERVVKLASYYFLIVYFGQLYMFLLEKELKFRSVATIDITGTVVGSGVTIILAYSGYKELSLIIGSLVTQSIRTLMQILLGMKLFIPGWFFNLRDVKEHLRFGIYNLGDGLLGFVQANSDSIFIGGMLGVKMLGYYTIAVQLAVYPIAKLNPIILQVAYPILAKMKDSNENLKRSYLKILDFISYCNFPLLAGLFITADTVVPLFYGPGWEQTIELVKIFVFVGAFSCLSHPLFTLAFTKGKPNLLFYLNLATLIAKVPMVYFFGTYYQVMGIAMAFLLATFLNLILNFAIVHYLVGDFMGSFLRNLAKPLLFCIIMVGMVAIYKEVVGYDGIANMVAEVLVGGATYGVLTLAFKLSFNELMAYRQALS; encoded by the coding sequence ATGAGTAACGCAGCGAAGGCAATGAACGGGGGCAAGTGGATTACGATAGCCACGATAACCTCTACCCTGTTTCAGTTCGTTCAGGTAGCGATACTGGCTCGTCTGTTGAGCGCGTCTGATTTTGGCCTTGTGAGCATCAGTAATCTGGTCCTGGCCTTCTTTCAGATTTTTGCCAACCTTGGCTTCTCCAACTCCATCATCTATAAGCAGGAAAGCGACCGTAAAGTATTGTCGACACTCTACATTTTAAACCTGCTGGTTGGCTTCCTCATCTTCGTCGTCATCTACATAAGTTCGCCCTACATCATTGACTACTACAAGGAGCCTAAACTCGAGCGGGTAGTTAAGCTGGCTTCGTATTATTTCCTGATCGTTTACTTTGGGCAACTGTACATGTTCCTGCTCGAAAAAGAACTAAAGTTCAGGTCCGTAGCGACCATCGACATTACAGGTACGGTTGTTGGTTCAGGCGTTACCATCATACTGGCCTACAGCGGATACAAAGAGCTTTCGCTGATTATTGGCTCGCTGGTCACCCAGTCCATCCGTACGCTGATGCAAATTCTGCTGGGCATGAAACTATTCATTCCCGGCTGGTTTTTTAATCTTCGCGACGTAAAAGAGCACCTGCGGTTTGGCATTTACAACCTGGGCGATGGGCTGCTCGGGTTCGTTCAGGCCAACTCCGACAGTATTTTCATTGGCGGAATGTTGGGGGTTAAAATGCTTGGCTACTATACCATCGCGGTTCAGTTAGCAGTTTACCCTATTGCCAAGCTGAACCCCATCATCCTGCAGGTGGCCTATCCCATTCTGGCCAAGATGAAAGACAGCAATGAAAACCTGAAACGATCCTACCTGAAAATCCTGGATTTCATCAGTTACTGCAACTTCCCGCTGCTGGCGGGCCTGTTTATCACGGCCGATACGGTAGTCCCGCTTTTTTACGGGCCGGGTTGGGAGCAGACCATCGAACTGGTTAAAATCTTTGTCTTCGTCGGGGCGTTCTCCTGCCTGAGTCATCCCCTGTTCACGCTGGCCTTTACCAAGGGAAAGCCCAATCTATTGTTCTACCTGAACCTGGCCACCCTGATCGCGAAAGTTCCTATGGTTTATTTTTTCGGGACTTATTACCAGGTCATGGGCATTGCGATGGCTTTTTTACTGGCTACGTTCCTCAATCTGATTCTCAATTTCGCCATCGTTCACTACCTGGTTGGTGACTTCATGGGCAGTTTTCTGCGTAACCTGGCCAAACCGCTGCTCTTCTGCATCATCATGGTAGGCATGGTAGCTATTTACAAGGAAGTAGTCGGGTACGATGGCATTGCCAACATGGTGGCCGAAGTACTGGTTGGCGGAGCAACCTATGGGGTATTGACCCTGGCCTTCAAACTGTCGTTTAACGAGCTTATGGCTTACCGACAGGCTCTATCCTAA
- a CDS encoding glycosyltransferase family 61 protein, with protein sequence MIRAIKKMLKDQLVGWGKELGVEVLNREQSVDFLASYLVSAQPGDQITLPAVYDFTDTSKRIFTATEAVSEPVYVWHYKADPKKASLLHCGALFAEGKILCMDWHENRQLFRDFVRLKKRAIRDVDTVIAPWSHYLDGIQFGGYYDYLVLVAGKLCRIKESVSEEIFCQSSVAYPLFNTTYERELLALIGFGADRIFDSRLTSIRFNNCIVSNSGHWFYPNMEDLMALKRHIEQNLKPPVAGRVPDRLYISRSGRRRVQNEPELIRLLEKYDIKVIRDEPRTIAEQVEMYQNASFIIGPHGASFSNILWCKPGTQLVELFSANYVPDFFLYMAKRLGLQYYAYHHGSASSDRFSQLEEDIVVSIPDLDRSLQEFFTEKTSV encoded by the coding sequence ATGATCCGTGCAATCAAGAAGATGCTGAAAGATCAGCTTGTCGGGTGGGGAAAGGAGTTGGGGGTTGAGGTGCTAAACCGTGAGCAATCGGTAGACTTTCTGGCCAGTTACCTGGTAAGCGCTCAGCCCGGCGATCAGATTACCCTCCCGGCCGTCTATGATTTTACCGATACCAGTAAACGGATTTTTACCGCAACCGAAGCCGTCTCCGAACCTGTTTACGTCTGGCATTACAAAGCAGATCCCAAAAAAGCCAGTTTGTTACACTGCGGAGCCCTGTTTGCCGAAGGCAAGATTCTGTGCATGGACTGGCACGAAAACCGGCAGTTATTTCGAGACTTTGTCCGCTTGAAAAAACGGGCCATTCGCGACGTCGATACCGTCATTGCTCCGTGGAGTCACTATCTGGACGGAATACAGTTTGGGGGGTATTACGATTACCTCGTGCTGGTTGCCGGTAAACTCTGCCGCATTAAAGAGTCGGTATCAGAAGAAATTTTTTGCCAGTCGTCGGTCGCGTATCCGTTGTTCAACACCACTTATGAGCGGGAGTTACTGGCTCTGATCGGGTTTGGTGCCGACCGGATCTTCGATAGCCGGCTGACCAGTATCCGATTTAACAACTGTATCGTCAGCAACAGCGGCCACTGGTTCTACCCAAACATGGAGGACCTGATGGCCCTGAAACGTCATATCGAACAGAATCTGAAGCCTCCCGTTGCCGGTCGGGTACCCGACCGGTTGTACATCAGCCGGTCGGGGCGCCGTCGCGTTCAGAATGAACCCGAGTTAATCCGGCTTCTGGAAAAATACGATATCAAGGTTATCCGTGATGAACCCCGCACCATTGCGGAGCAGGTAGAGATGTACCAGAACGCGTCGTTCATCATTGGTCCCCATGGTGCATCGTTCAGTAATATTCTGTGGTGTAAGCCAGGAACACAACTCGTCGAACTGTTCTCGGCCAACTACGTTCCTGACTTTTTTCTGTACATGGCCAAACGACTGGGATTGCAGTATTACGCCTACCACCACGGGTCGGCCAGCAGCGACAGGTTTAGCCAGCTGGAAGAAGATATCGTTGTGTCGATTCCCGATCTGGATCGCAGCCTGCAGGAGTTCTTCACCGAGAAAACATCTGTCTAA